A portion of the Ferrovum sp. JA12 genome contains these proteins:
- a CDS encoding MdtA/MuxA family multidrug efflux RND transporter periplasmic adaptor subunit translates to MKLIQYVRSLSIQKKIILFCLGGVALWGYFHHKSHLAKEAAQQHTRPIPPVVIAKTKQADFPVWVTGLGTVTPVYNVTVRSRVDGAIVKIYFKEGELVKEGDPIVDIDPRPYQVQLEQAQGQLEHDEALLNNAKLDFKRYTVLSAKGAIPRQQLDTQKYLVVQYEGTVLTDKSQVDNAKLQLIYSHITAPVSGRLGLRLVDLGNIVHAADTNGIVALTQLDPITVIFPLPQDIIPKLMLRLKSQQKIPVQIWNRNNTQFITEGSLITVDNLVDTTTGMVKLRANFDNQEFKLFPNQFVNARILIETITNALIIPAAAIQQGSSGPYVYIYHPDKHTVSVQQVIVGPSNDRETVVDSGLKQGDIVIKDGIDNLRDGAQVKVANSL, encoded by the coding sequence ATGAAACTTATTCAATACGTTAGATCGTTATCTATCCAAAAGAAAATTATCCTGTTTTGTCTTGGTGGTGTCGCCCTTTGGGGGTATTTTCACCATAAAAGTCATTTGGCTAAAGAGGCGGCACAGCAGCACACCCGCCCTATTCCACCCGTGGTGATCGCTAAAACCAAACAAGCGGACTTTCCTGTTTGGGTAACAGGGCTTGGCACAGTCACTCCCGTTTACAATGTGACTGTTCGCTCCCGTGTGGATGGGGCGATCGTTAAAATATACTTTAAGGAAGGTGAATTAGTTAAAGAAGGTGACCCCATCGTAGATATTGATCCCCGCCCCTACCAAGTACAGTTAGAGCAGGCTCAAGGACAATTGGAGCATGATGAGGCACTTCTTAATAATGCGAAATTAGACTTTAAACGCTACACCGTACTCTCTGCAAAAGGAGCGATCCCCCGCCAACAACTGGATACGCAAAAATATCTCGTGGTTCAATACGAGGGCACTGTTCTAACCGATAAATCACAGGTGGATAACGCTAAACTTCAGTTAATCTACAGCCATATCACAGCCCCTGTCTCCGGACGTCTGGGTTTACGTTTGGTGGACTTGGGGAACATTGTTCATGCAGCAGACACTAACGGTATAGTAGCTTTGACGCAATTGGATCCCATTACAGTGATTTTTCCATTGCCTCAAGATATTATTCCTAAGTTAATGTTACGACTCAAATCGCAACAAAAAATACCCGTACAAATATGGAACAGAAACAATACCCAATTCATTACTGAAGGGTCTCTCATTACCGTAGATAACCTCGTTGATACCACCACAGGTATGGTAAAACTGCGCGCCAACTTTGATAACCAAGAGTTTAAACTCTTTCCTAATCAATTCGTTAACGCCAGAATATTAATAGAAACTATTACCAATGCCTTAATTATCCCTGCAGCCGCCATTCAACAGGGTAGCAGTGGTCCTTATGTTTATATTTATCATCCAGATAAGCATACGGTCTCAGTTCAACAGGTAATTGTTGGCCCCTCCAATGATAGAGAAACGGTGGTAGATTCTGGCTTAAAACAAGGTGATATTGTTATCAAAGACGGTATAGATAACTTAAGAGATGGTGCCCAGGTGAAGGTTGCAAACTCTCTTTAA
- a CDS encoding ABC transporter ATP-binding protein, whose protein sequence is MSTAIEIEDLHFHYGQRKVLQGISLVIPEGKVSAILGNSGCGKTTLLKIIGGQLKPLKGAVRFNGRVVHEMSDSELYAMRREMGMMFQQGGLFSDLTVFENIAFALREHTRLPEKMIRDLVYMKLEAVGLRGAKDLFPAELSGGMNRRVCLARAIAMDPTVAIYDEPFAGLDPISLNAVAKLVRHLNDSTGITSIVVTYDVSETLKVVDYIYLISEGRLVAMGDPQSMVNSSNPYAHQFINAEADGPVPFQVTKTTLEDDFRLQTINH, encoded by the coding sequence TTGTCTACAGCAATAGAAATAGAAGATCTGCATTTTCATTACGGTCAGCGCAAAGTTCTGCAAGGAATCAGCTTAGTGATTCCTGAGGGCAAAGTTAGTGCCATATTGGGTAATAGCGGTTGCGGTAAAACCACCCTATTAAAAATCATTGGTGGGCAATTAAAGCCTCTTAAAGGGGCGGTGAGATTTAATGGGCGCGTGGTCCATGAAATGAGTGACAGCGAACTCTACGCCATGCGTAGAGAAATGGGTATGATGTTTCAACAAGGTGGTTTGTTCAGTGATTTAACGGTTTTTGAAAATATTGCCTTTGCCTTAAGAGAACATACCCGTTTGCCTGAGAAAATGATTCGTGATTTAGTGTACATGAAGCTTGAAGCTGTGGGACTTAGAGGCGCTAAGGATCTTTTCCCGGCGGAGCTGTCAGGTGGAATGAACCGCCGCGTGTGTCTTGCTAGGGCCATAGCCATGGACCCTACTGTGGCCATTTATGATGAACCCTTTGCCGGGCTCGACCCCATCTCTTTGAATGCTGTGGCCAAACTAGTTCGTCATCTTAATGATAGTACTGGAATTACCTCAATTGTAGTGACCTATGATGTGAGCGAAACCCTTAAAGTTGTAGATTATATTTATCTCATTAGCGAAGGGAGACTGGTGGCGATGGGAGACCCGCAGAGCATGGTCAACTCCTCTAATCCTTACGCACATCAATTCATCAATGCCGAAGCTGATGGTCCGGTTCCTTTTCAGGTAACCAAAACCACCTTAGAAGACGACTTTCGCTTGCAGACAATTAATCATTAA